From the genome of Marinitoga litoralis:
TCTATAGCTATTTCATCTAGTGATTATCAAAATCCTAATTATGAAAGTGCGGCTAAGTTTATTTTACAATTTTTAGATGAAATAAATATTAAAGAAATGCCAGAATTTAGTGCATTAAATATAAATGTTCCAAGTGTAGATTTTTCAGAAATTAAAGGTTATAAAATAACTATTCAAAGTAAAAGAAGATATAGAGATTATTTTGAACCCCGAAAAGACCCATATGGCAATACTTATTATTGGATGTTAGGAGAAATAATAGAAGATGACGATAATTTAGAATCAGATTATATAGTGCTCAAAGATAATTATGTTTCAGTTACACCAATAAAATCTTTTTTAACAGATTTTGACTATTTAAAAAAATTAAAGGAGGATAAAAATGGACTTTAAGGTAAGAATAATTGGAGATCCTGTTTTAAGAAAAAAAGCTACTAAAGTTGAAAAAATAGATGACGAATTTAAAGAATTATTAGATAATATGACAAATGTAATGTATAAAGAAGATGGAGTAGGTTTAGCTGCTCCACAAGTAGGAATTAGTAAGAGATTTTTTATAATGGATGATGGCAAAAAATTAAGAAAGGTTATTAATCCAGAAATAATTGAATTTATTGGAGAAGATGTAGTATATGAAGAAGGATGTTTAAGTATTCCTGGAATTTTTATAAATGTAAAAAGACCTG
Proteins encoded in this window:
- the surE gene encoding 5'/3'-nucleotidase SurE; amino-acid sequence: MNILVTNDDGIMAPGIYVLKKELSKKHNVYVVAPDVERSATGHAITIRNPLWAKKIFLNDEFLGYAVNGTPADCVKLGLEAIYKDIDFDIVISGINKGPNLGTDLLYSGTVSGALEGSLNGYPSIAISSSDYQNPNYESAAKFILQFLDEINIKEMPEFSALNINVPSVDFSEIKGYKITIQSKRRYRDYFEPRKDPYGNTYYWMLGEIIEDDDNLESDYIVLKDNYVSVTPIKSFLTDFDYLKKLKEDKNGL
- the def gene encoding peptide deformylase is translated as MDFKVRIIGDPVLRKKATKVEKIDDEFKELLDNMTNVMYKEDGVGLAAPQVGISKRFFIMDDGKKLRKVINPEIIEFIGEDVVYEEGCLSIPGIFINVKRPEGIKVRYIDEEGNEIEEELHDYTARIFQHEYDHLEGILFVDKVSTAAKAKFKGKLNELMKEGRKIAKELGEVVIE